The sequence GCACAAAACCGGGTACAAGTTCCATCGTGAGCCTCCTTGCTCGATGCCTGAGAGTGATGTCCCAAGCATTGTGCCGGAGGCTCGCACTATTTACGCAGACCAGTTTCGGGCACCCTAAAAACTGCAAAAGTCGAACTAAGGATTCATGCCAAATCAGGTGGGACCACGCCACTCACGTGCCCGGCTGGTAAAATTCGTGGCGCAGCCGGGATCCGCAGCGGGTCGACGAATTACTTGTTGACGTTAAGCTTGAGTGAGTGTTGGCTAGGACGTTTCGTCGAACCATCCTGGAATACGTGTCAGAAGGACCGGCGTGATGCGGCATCCCCTGCTAGTACCTGACCTGCGCGAGCTGATCATCGAGCGCGAGGAGAAGGCGCTGCGGGATTTCTTTTTGCCGCACCATCCTGCGGCTACTGCCGAACTGGTCGACGATCTCGAGCCGGCCGAGGCACTATACGTCCTCAAACTGTTCGCCGGCCGAACGCGGGCCGAGGTGTTCTCCTACCTCGAGGGGCAATTGCAGGACGGCATAGCTCAGTTGATGGAGCGGAACGATCTTGCGGCGTTAGTCAGCGCCATGTCGCACGACGAGCGTGCAGATCTGATCACGCGACTGCCCCAGGAGCGAACCGAACAGGTTCTGCCCCTGCTGGCCCAGGCAGAGCGCGAAGACATTCGTCGCTTGACAGCCTACAAAGAAGACACGGCCGGCGCCGTGATGACGAGCGACTACGCTACCGTGCCGGCCGAGTTGACAGCAGCCGCAGCGATCGACCGATTACGGCACGAGGCGCCCGACCGGGAGACGATTTATTACTGCTACGTGCTTGACGATCATCGACGCCTGGTCGGCTTTGTCTCGCTCAAGAATTTGATCCTGGCACCGCCGCATCGCCGCGTGGCCGATATCATGCAAACCGAGGTTATCGCCTCGGTCGTTGATGAGGATCAGGAAGCCACGGCCAGCAAGTTGATGGAGTACGACTTGCTGGCCTTACCGATCGTCGATCATGAGAATCGTCTGGTGGGTATCGTCACGCACGACGACGTGGCGGACGTGATTGTCGAAGAAGCCAGTGAGGACGTCTATCGCTTGGGCGCTGTCGGGCCTTTGGAAGACAGCTACTTGCGAACCCCGCTGCTGACGATGTGGAGCAAACGCAGCTTCTGGTTGGCGATTCTGTTCTGTGCCGAGTTCATGACCATGATGGTCTTGTTGCAGTACAAAGAGACCTTCGATGCCGTGCCAGGATTGGTGCTCTTTATTCCGCTGATCATCTCGGCGGGCGGGAATTGCGGATCGCAATCGGCCACGATTATCACCCGCGCGCTAGCGCTGGGAGAGGTCCAGCCAGCGGATTGGTTCCGCGTCGTCTGGCACGAGATCATGATGGGCGTATCATTGGGGCTCACCCTCGGCGCGTTGGGACTGATCGGGGCCGCCGGCTTTCTGCACATGATGGGGGGACACGACGAATCCACAAACAAAGTTACCATTGCCCACATGGCGATGGTTGTTTCGCTGGGGGTGTCCCTGGTCGTAGTCTGCGGCAATCTGGTTGGCGCCACGCTTCCCTTGGCGCTCAAACGACTTGGGCTCGACCCGGCCCTGATGTCAAATCCCGTGGTAGCCAGCCTAGTCGACGTGACAGGCATACTGCTCTACTTCGCGATCGCCGAAGCATTCCTGATGTGAGTCGCTGAGAAGCCTACGATCGCCCTACGGAATGGGTGGAATCGGTGACTGCAATCCGTGGCCAGGTCCATGCCAGGCACTTCTTGCGCCCACAAAAACACAAGGCCGCCGGCTGACCTGAACGAGGTTGGCCGACGGCCTATGGGCGATATCGATCTTCGATCCATCGAAAAAATCGCGACTAGCAGCAGCCGCAAGCAACAAGGATCAGCTCTTGATCAGTCATCGCACGATTGGGCTTCGCCGTGCGGGTCCAGGTCATACGGGCGTACTGCTCGTACTGCTTGGCGTTGAACTTGAAGCCGATCTTGTTGGCAATGCGGCAGATCTCTTGAATCGCCTGGTCCTTCTCTTGGGTCTTGAGCGCCTCGATCTGGCTGCGGATCTGACCGTCTTCCCGAACCTTCATCAGGAATGCCTCGACGGGATTCACCTTGGTGGCAGACTTGGTGGCAGTGGTCATCGATCGGTCTCCTTGCGATTGGTGGGGCGTGGCCCCGGTGTGCGGCGCGGATGAACGTATCCACGCCACACAACGCTAGGTTGCCATGCGCGACGTTGTCGCCACGCGGATGCGCCATGCGTGCCGACGGGTCTGACGGCGCTCGGCGGTAGTGTAGCGGGCATGCGGGAAGATTCGTTGGCAGCCATCCGGAGCAACGTCCTCTACGTCCGGCCATTCCCCGAAAAACGGGAAATCCCACTGCGCCGAAGGTGCTGTCCATACCGTTTGGAGCCGGTCGATCTTTTCAACACACGCTCCGCCGGGGGGTATCTGGCGAATTGTCAGACTCCCTAATGGCCAGTTGATTGTCATACCAATTTGGCAGCTAATCGCAAGACGCAAGCCGTCCCGCATCAGCCAATGGTGCACGAAATCAACCTCCTCGTTCGCGTACCGGTTAGAGATCGTGCCTGCTGGGCCCGGCATCCCGCTGAGCGCGCGGACTACGCATGGCGGTCGTGAAAGAAGCGATGCGCATGACTTGCACAGCGGTTGTACCAAGAGTCCTCGCGGAAAGGGCGCAGCTGCACGCCGCACGGGATGGCGTTCCCCTCATCGTCGGAGACGCCCGCTCCGTGACTATCCATGATCAGAGGCAAGCTGCTCGACGCACTCCCGATCGCACCGATCCATATGACAACGTGAGTGATCGGTCCATCCTCGCGCCCGCGAATGTAGAGCAAGTCACCGGTGCGCAGCGCTTCACGGCGCGCCAGGTAGCCGGCTGGTAGGTCGACCTGCGCGATGCGCACCGAATGCCCGGCCTCGAACGCATGTTCAACTCGAGCCTGCCGCTGAATGCCAGAGCTGATCTTGATGCCGAAACCTTGATTGTAGACGAAGCTGGTAAAATTGCTGCAATCAAAGCCTTTACCATTGTGGCCGGCGCAGGAATGCTTCCACGGCCAGTCGTGTGGCGGGTCCCAATCGGGAATGTGATGGTGCTGATAGCCATAGCCGACAAACCGGGCTGCCGTGGCGATGACCCTTTCGCGTTGCCATTCCAGCGGCCTGCCGTCAAGTTCGGCCAGCGGCGGATACAGCCTTGGCGTCGGCCCCCACGCGCCAAATCGCCGGCGCACGCGCTCCGAGTACCATTCGTGATGCGGCGTTCCCGACTCCATGTGCGGATCACCCCGCTCGGAGTGCAGAATGTCGCCAATTAACTCATCGGCCGAGCCGCTGAACTGCAGCTTGTAGCTGGGCTTGGCGGAGTGGCTATTTATTTCCGGTATCGGCGCTGCGGAAGCCCAGCGCATCGCAGGCAACAATCCGCCGACCGCCATCAACGACAAGGCCTGGCGACGAGAAAGGGCGGCGGTCATACGATTAAGCCCTCGATTAATGGGAAGTATTTAGATCGCCGCAGATCGCACCCAGCAAGTCTTCGCGGAATACTTGCGGCGCCGTTCGTGCATTGGTCGACGGGCGCGTGCAGAAAAGTGTAGCTCACGGGGAACGGCGGCTTCGAGTGAATCGATGCCTAACTGCATCCGCCGCTCGCCCAAATTGCTGCTGCTGTGCGTCTTTTTCGTCGAGGCTGCGGAATGTATGAAACTGGTCTGTTGGTAACGTGTCTCCAACATGTGTGACCAACGCGCAGAGGCCCCTGATAGTCGTTGCGTTGTCCGACAGGGGCATGCAGTTCTCGCGTCGCCCTCGCCTTGCAAACGCTTGCGGCGGCAGGATCGCGGCTGCGGGTCAGGCGTCGTTGCCGAAGCGGCGACCCTGAGCACGGGAGTGTTCAAGTCCTTGCCTTGGGAGGCA is a genomic window of Pirellulales bacterium containing:
- the mgtE gene encoding magnesium transporter produces the protein MRHPLLVPDLRELIIEREEKALRDFFLPHHPAATAELVDDLEPAEALYVLKLFAGRTRAEVFSYLEGQLQDGIAQLMERNDLAALVSAMSHDERADLITRLPQERTEQVLPLLAQAEREDIRRLTAYKEDTAGAVMTSDYATVPAELTAAAAIDRLRHEAPDRETIYYCYVLDDHRRLVGFVSLKNLILAPPHRRVADIMQTEVIASVVDEDQEATASKLMEYDLLALPIVDHENRLVGIVTHDDVADVIVEEASEDVYRLGAVGPLEDSYLRTPLLTMWSKRSFWLAILFCAEFMTMMVLLQYKETFDAVPGLVLFIPLIISAGGNCGSQSATIITRALALGEVQPADWFRVVWHEIMMGVSLGLTLGALGLIGAAGFLHMMGGHDESTNKVTIAHMAMVVSLGVSLVVVCGNLVGATLPLALKRLGLDPALMSNPVVASLVDVTGILLYFAIAEAFLM
- a CDS encoding Nif11-like leader peptide family natural product precursor yields the protein MTTATKSATKVNPVEAFLMKVREDGQIRSQIEALKTQEKDQAIQEICRIANKIGFKFNAKQYEQYARMTWTRTAKPNRAMTDQELILVACGCC
- a CDS encoding NlpC/P60 family protein, with protein sequence MTAALSRRQALSLMAVGGLLPAMRWASAAPIPEINSHSAKPSYKLQFSGSADELIGDILHSERGDPHMESGTPHHEWYSERVRRRFGAWGPTPRLYPPLAELDGRPLEWQRERVIATAARFVGYGYQHHHIPDWDPPHDWPWKHSCAGHNGKGFDCSNFTSFVYNQGFGIKISSGIQRQARVEHAFEAGHSVRIAQVDLPAGYLARREALRTGDLLYIRGREDGPITHVVIWIGAIGSASSSLPLIMDSHGAGVSDDEGNAIPCGVQLRPFREDSWYNRCASHAHRFFHDRHA